A genomic region of Methanosarcina thermophila TM-1 contains the following coding sequences:
- a CDS encoding 50S ribosomal protein L1, producing MVEKTILEAVKKVLEESPKRNFSESVDLAINLKNLDMNQPKNRVDEEVILPHGLGKELKIGVFAKGDVGLKAKAAGAAYVISDVELEELAADKNRARALANECDLFIAETQFMPTIGKTLGIVLGPRGKMPIPLLPNKDVGELIQSKKNAVRLRSKDKLTFHVPVGRRDMSPEELAENIETVVSRLERVLEKGRYNLRSVFVTTTMGKSERVV from the coding sequence ATGGTAGAAAAAACTATACTGGAAGCTGTCAAGAAAGTACTTGAAGAATCGCCAAAGCGCAATTTCTCTGAAAGTGTAGACCTGGCGATTAACTTAAAGAATCTTGACATGAACCAACCGAAGAATAGAGTCGATGAAGAAGTGATTCTTCCTCACGGGCTCGGAAAAGAACTGAAGATCGGCGTTTTTGCAAAAGGTGATGTGGGCCTGAAAGCAAAGGCTGCCGGTGCTGCGTATGTTATTTCTGATGTTGAGCTCGAGGAACTGGCGGCTGACAAAAACAGAGCCAGGGCTCTTGCAAACGAATGTGACCTTTTTATCGCAGAAACCCAGTTCATGCCAACTATTGGTAAGACGCTTGGTATTGTTCTCGGACCCAGAGGGAAAATGCCTATTCCGCTCTTGCCTAACAAGGATGTAGGCGAACTTATCCAGAGCAAGAAAAATGCGGTAAGGTTGAGGTCTAAAGACAAACTCACTTTCCATGTGCCTGTCGGCCGAAGGGATATGAGTCCTGAAGAGCTTGCCGAAAACATAGAAACTGTAGTGTCCAGGCTGGAGCGTGTCCTGGAGAAAGGCAGGTACAACTTGAGATCTGTCTTTGTCACGACAACTATGGGGAAATCCGAAAGGGTGGTGTAA
- a CDS encoding radical SAM protein, whose translation MSRFNPILAMRALWQIRVRKRPFVLSHGVNAQCNMRCKFCEYWKKAGKEPTKEEIFKLLDDARDFGIGVYNAWTVEPLLRKDLPQIMAYAKKIGMITSMVTNGKLLYERAEELVDVDYLSVSVDGVESYKEIRRMDFETLLKGLKKAIEVRKLQKKKNPILMNCVLTGKNLDDVETLILLAKKLKVKISFEPVHEFPGISKEVWNDIGIRDMEKFRRTVDRIIELKTQDYPIINSKTYLKMVRDGKTDYKCLASGIIINVTYDGTLETCRVQNEPLGNVIWDGLESVWENSKERRKEIVKNCTGCLFFGYTENSLMQSFNPEVLMHYEWM comes from the coding sequence ATGTCCCGATTTAATCCTATCCTCGCTATGAGAGCCCTCTGGCAGATCAGAGTAAGAAAGCGTCCCTTTGTCCTTTCCCACGGTGTAAATGCTCAGTGCAACATGCGCTGCAAATTCTGTGAATACTGGAAGAAAGCCGGGAAAGAGCCGACTAAAGAAGAGATTTTCAAGCTGTTAGATGATGCGAGGGATTTCGGGATAGGAGTTTATAATGCCTGGACTGTAGAACCTCTCCTGAGAAAGGATCTGCCCCAGATTATGGCATATGCCAAAAAAATCGGGATGATCACTTCCATGGTCACAAATGGAAAGCTGCTTTATGAGAGAGCGGAAGAGCTTGTGGATGTAGATTATCTTTCGGTTTCTGTGGATGGGGTAGAGAGTTATAAAGAAATCCGTCGAATGGACTTCGAAACTCTGTTGAAGGGCTTAAAAAAAGCTATTGAGGTTAGAAAACTCCAGAAAAAGAAGAATCCCATCCTGATGAACTGCGTACTTACAGGAAAAAACCTTGACGATGTCGAAACCCTTATTTTACTTGCAAAAAAGCTGAAAGTGAAGATATCCTTCGAGCCTGTCCATGAGTTTCCCGGAATCAGTAAGGAAGTATGGAACGACATCGGAATCCGTGACATGGAAAAGTTCCGCAGAACAGTTGACCGCATAATCGAGCTTAAGACGCAGGATTACCCGATCATAAATTCCAAAACCTACCTTAAAATGGTCAGGGATGGGAAAACGGACTACAAATGCCTTGCCAGCGGGATTATTATTAACGTCACATATGACGGCACTCTGGAGACCTGCCGTGTGCAAAACGAGCCTCTTGGAAACGTTATCTGGGACGGGCTTGAGAGCGTCTGGGAAAACTCCAAAGAACGCCGGAAGGAGATTGTCAAAAACTGCACAGGCTGCCTCTTTTTTGGATATACGGAAAATAGTTTGATGCAGAGTTTTAATCCCGAAGTTCTGATGCATTATGAGTGGATGTAA
- the rpl12p gene encoding 50S ribosomal protein P1 yields the protein MEYIYAALLLHNAGKAITEDAITAVLQAAGIEVNEARVKALVAALEGVDIEEAISKAAFAAPAAAAAPAAAAAAPAAEEAPAAEEEEEEEDTSEEDGMAGLGALFG from the coding sequence ATGGAATACATATATGCAGCTCTCTTACTACACAACGCTGGTAAAGCAATTACTGAAGATGCAATCACTGCCGTTCTCCAGGCAGCAGGTATAGAAGTTAACGAAGCCAGAGTAAAGGCACTTGTCGCAGCCCTTGAAGGAGTGGACATCGAAGAAGCAATCTCAAAGGCAGCATTTGCAGCTCCCGCAGCCGCAGCAGCCCCTGCAGCAGCTGCAGCAGCTCCTGCAGCAGAAGAAGCTCCTGCAGCAGAAGAGGAAGAAGAGGAAGAAGATACCTCTGAAGAAGACGGAATGGCCGGTCTCGGCGCACTCTTCGGATAA
- a CDS encoding 50S ribosomal protein L10, whose protein sequence is MAEEKHHTEHIPQWKKDEVENIKNLIQSHKVFGMVGIEGILATKIQKIRRDLKDTAVLKVSRNTLTERALNQLGGNIPEMNKYLDKQTALVFTNESPFKLYKILEQTKTPSPIKGGAIAPVDIVVQKGPTSFPPGPILGELQSAGIPASIEAGKVAIKETKVVCKAGEVVPQKLATMLSKLEIYPLIVGLDLRAAYDGGTIYEPELLAIDESQYFSDITRAAQNAFNLSVNTAYPTSATIVTLLSKAFAESKNLGVNAVVFDSGVMDALLAKAHAQMTSVASKAADKDANAVDDELREVLGAAAASAAAAASVAAAEKKEEEVKEEEEEEEEDTSEEDGMAGLGALFG, encoded by the coding sequence ATGGCAGAGGAGAAACATCACACGGAGCACATCCCGCAGTGGAAAAAGGATGAGGTAGAAAATATAAAGAATCTCATTCAGTCACATAAGGTATTCGGGATGGTCGGGATCGAGGGCATTCTTGCAACCAAGATCCAGAAAATTCGCCGTGACCTTAAAGACACTGCGGTGCTCAAAGTCTCAAGGAACACCCTTACAGAGCGGGCTTTAAACCAGCTCGGAGGAAACATTCCCGAGATGAATAAATATCTTGACAAGCAGACGGCTTTGGTATTTACCAACGAAAGTCCCTTCAAACTTTACAAAATACTTGAACAGACAAAAACCCCTTCTCCGATTAAAGGAGGCGCAATAGCTCCGGTGGATATTGTTGTTCAGAAGGGACCTACAAGTTTCCCACCTGGCCCCATTCTCGGAGAACTCCAGAGCGCAGGAATTCCAGCTTCAATTGAGGCAGGGAAAGTTGCAATAAAGGAAACAAAGGTTGTCTGTAAAGCAGGTGAGGTAGTCCCACAGAAGCTCGCAACCATGCTTTCAAAGCTGGAAATATACCCACTTATTGTAGGGCTTGACTTAAGAGCCGCTTATGACGGTGGGACAATTTACGAGCCGGAACTCCTTGCAATTGACGAAAGTCAGTACTTCTCTGACATTACCAGAGCAGCCCAGAACGCTTTCAATCTCTCTGTCAACACTGCGTACCCGACAAGCGCAACAATCGTCACCCTACTATCAAAAGCCTTTGCAGAATCAAAGAACCTTGGTGTCAATGCTGTTGTGTTTGATTCCGGAGTCATGGACGCTTTGCTGGCAAAAGCTCACGCCCAGATGACATCCGTTGCATCCAAAGCCGCAGACAAAGATGCAAATGCCGTGGATGATGAACTGAGGGAAGTTCTCGGAGCAGCAGCCGCAAGCGCAGCAGCAGCCGCAAGTGTAGCAGCAGCCGAGAAGAAAGAGGAAGAAGTAAAGGAAGAAGAGGAAGAAGAGGAAGAAGATACCTCTGAAGAAGATGGAATGGCCGGTCTCGGCGCCCTTTTCGGATAA